The following proteins are encoded in a genomic region of Nicotiana sylvestris chromosome 4, ASM39365v2, whole genome shotgun sequence:
- the LOC104222175 gene encoding uncharacterized protein gives MAVLGLNGDSAGGQMYSILINGQAHGFFKSSRGVKQGDLVSPTLFILAAEALSRGLNALHTNLYFCGFGMPKWSPKINHLAYTDDMIIFSSSDETSLMLIMQVLNAYEVASGQLVNKTKSAVYLHNLTDMEVVNKVERITGIHRNDFPIIYLGCPIFYGRRKLEYYQTLITKFFWSSSVGGTSRHWASWNTLCMPVEEGGIGFRSLHDVAKALFSKL, from the exons ATGGCAGTACTCGGACTTAATGGTGATAGTGCTGGGGGCCAGATG TATTCTATTCTAATCAATGGTCAAGCTCATGGGTTCTTTAAGTCCTCAAGGGGAGTAAAACAAGGTGATCTTGTATCTCCAACTTTGTTTATCTTGGCAGCAGAAGCATTATCTAGGGGTCTCAATGCACTACATACTAACCTGTATTTTTGTGGATTTGGGATGCCAAAGTGGAGTCCAAAGATCAATCATTTGGCGTATACAGATGACATGATTATTTTCTCATCCTCAGATGAAACAtctctgatgctgattatgcaagtGCTGAATGCATATGAAGTTGCATCTGGGCAACTTGTTAACAAGACCAAATCAGCTGTGTACCTGCATAATTTAACAGACATGGAAGTGGTCAACAAGGTGGAAAGGATCACAGGCATTCATAGGAATGATTTTCCTATCATATATCTAGGTTGTCCTATATTTTATGGAAGGAGAAAGCTGGAATACTATCAGACCCTAATTACTAAG TTTTTCTGGAGCAGCTCTGTAGGAGGAACTAGTAGGCATTGGGCTTCATGGAATACCTTATGCATGCCAGTTGAGGAAGGAGGAATAGGTTTCAGGTCACTACATGATGTAGCAAAGGCATTATTCAGCAAGTTGTAG